A stretch of the Malus domestica chromosome 08, GDT2T_hap1 genome encodes the following:
- the LOC103450114 gene encoding probable receptor-like protein kinase At2g42960 isoform X1 has translation MGKEFKVEVEVNGHVRHKNLLRLLGYSTEGAHRFKNNDWAVLSEHVTQLFLLGAKNMHSLYLGLSAIETYRNLWPRLENFVFG, from the exons ATGGGGAAGGAGTTTAAGGTCGAAGTGGAAGTGAATGGCCATGTTCGCCATAAGAATTTATTGAGGTTGCTTGGTTATTCAACTGAAGGAGCTCATAG ATTTAAAAACAACGATTGGGCAGTTCTCTCTG aacatGTGACCCAACTTTTTCTCTTAGGAGCGAAGAACATGCATTCACTTTACTTAGGGTTGTCCGCAATAGAAACTTACAG AAACCTTTGGcctaggcttgaaaattttgtctTTGGCTGA
- the LOC103450114 gene encoding uncharacterized protein isoform X2: MGKEFKVEVEVNGHVRHKNLLRLLGYSTEGAHRFKNNDWAVLSGAKNMHSLYLGLSAIETYRNLWPRLENFVFG, translated from the exons ATGGGGAAGGAGTTTAAGGTCGAAGTGGAAGTGAATGGCCATGTTCGCCATAAGAATTTATTGAGGTTGCTTGGTTATTCAACTGAAGGAGCTCATAG ATTTAAAAACAACGATTGGGCAGTTCTCTCTG GAGCGAAGAACATGCATTCACTTTACTTAGGGTTGTCCGCAATAGAAACTTACAG AAACCTTTGGcctaggcttgaaaattttgtctTTGGCTGA